The genomic stretch AGAAGGTTCTGTCGGGGGAGGTCGATCGGCAGAGCATCGACGACGTCTCCCGGAGCGCCTGGCGGGACACGATCGAGGCCGCCGACGAGGCCTATATTCCGGGTCGCTTCACGACCTTCGCCGCGTATGAATACACTTCGTCGACCGACGACCGCGGCAACCTGCATCGCAACGTGATTTTCCGCGGCACCGACGAGTTGCCCGAGCTGCCTTTTTCGCGACTCAACTCCCAGAACCCCGAAGGTCTGTGGGATTGGATGGACATGCTGCGCGCCAAGGGAATCGAGTCGCTCTCCATTCCCCACAATTCGAATGGCTCCAACGGCGCGATGTTCCAGCGCAACAACTGGGCCGGCCAGCCCATCGACGACGGCTACGCGGACCAGCGAATGCGCAATGAGCCGATCGTGGAGGTCACGCAGATCAAGGGCACGTCGGAGACCCACCCCCTGCTGTCGGACACGGACGAGTGGGCGGGCTTCGAGATCATGCCCTTCCGCATTGCCTCGAAGCTTCCCAGCAAACCCGGGGGCAGCTACGTCCGGGAGGCCTACCGCAACGGGCTCGAGATTGCGGCCGGCGGTGCACGCAACCCGTACAAGTTCGGTCTGATCGGCTCTACAGACACCCATCTCGGCGGCGGGGCTGACCTCGAACAAGAGTATTACTCGAAAGCAGGGCTCCTGGACGGTACGCCCGAGCGACGAGGGTCGGTTCCCGCAGGCACACTCATCGGTGTAGGTGCCCGCTTCCTGGCGCCTGATCTCGTCAAGGAAGTGGACGACAACACCTATCTGGCCCTCAACGTGTTCGAGTATTGGGGGGCCTCGGGGCTCGCGGCGGTCTGGGCTGAGGAGAACACCCGCGACGCGATCTACCAGGCATTCCGACGCAAGGAGACGTTCGCCACCTCCGGACCGCGAATCGTCATCCGCTTCTTCGCCGGTTACGACTTCGATGACGCGTTGCTCGACGCACACGATGGTGTGTCTCGGGCCTATGCCGAAGGCGTTGCGATGGGCGCCACTCTCCCCGCCAACGGTACCCGAGCCCCGCAATTCTGGGTGGCGGCCCTTGCCGACCCCATTGGCGC from bacterium encodes the following:
- a CDS encoding DUF3604 domain-containing protein, whose translation is VAKEAADTRSALSRLPISEFLHDLNAPDNRGMASLITRAKAFGTFVPQLAQKVLSGEVDRQSIDDVSRSAWRDTIEAADEAYIPGRFTTFAAYEYTSSTDDRGNLHRNVIFRGTDELPELPFSRLNSQNPEGLWDWMDMLRAKGIESLSIPHNSNGSNGAMFQRNNWAGQPIDDGYADQRMRNEPIVEVTQIKGTSETHPLLSDTDEWAGFEIMPFRIASKLPSKPGGSYVREAYRNGLEIAAGGARNPYKFGLIGSTDTHLGGGADLEQEYYSKAGLLDGTPERRGSVPAGTLIGVGARFLAPDLVKEVDDNTYLALNVFEYWGASGLAAVWAEENTRDAIYQAFRRKETFATSGPRIVIRFFAGYDFDDALLDAHDGVSRAYAEGVAMGATLPANGTRAPQFWVAALADPIGAPLQRLQVIKGWEEGGQTYEKVFDVACSDGLAVDPVTQRCPDNGARVDLSDCSFSPDTGAAELRTLWRDPEFQPGQESFYYLRVLENPTCRWSTWEALRADVEPRSDLPRTIQERAWSSPIWYGAGGS